One Gadus chalcogrammus isolate NIFS_2021 chromosome 4, NIFS_Gcha_1.0, whole genome shotgun sequence DNA segment encodes these proteins:
- the LOC130381426 gene encoding glycerol-3-phosphate dehydrogenase 1-like protein: MPGMKVCIIGSGNWGSVIAKIVGHNVKGNNRFEPVVKMWVYEELIDGRNLSDIINSEHENVKYLPGHKLPGNVVAVPDITEAVKGAKVLIFVIPHQFIQRLCEQMKPHVAPGAIGISLIKGIDSGPSGLRLISDLIRESLEVDVSVLMGANIANEVADQKFCETTIGAKNPAHGQLFKELLQTPNFRITVVEESHTVELCGALKNIVAVGAGFCDGLGFGDNTKAAVIRLGLMEMVAFARLFCSGTVSSVTFLESCGVADLITTCYGGRNRKVAEAFVRTSKSIEELEVEMLNGQKLQGPQTSADVYKILVKKDMVSKFPLFSAVYKICFEGKEVKEFVTCLQNHPEHM; this comes from the exons ATGCCTGGAATGAAAGTCTGCATCATCGGTTCGGGAAACTG GGGGTCTGTGATCGCCAAGATCGTGGGCCACAACGTGAAGGGGAACAACCGCTTCGAACCCGTGGTCAAAATGTGGGTTTACGAAGAACTGATCGACGGGAGAAACCTGTCTGACATCATCAACTCGGAGCACGAAAACGTCAAATACCTGCCGGGCCACAAGCTGCCCGGGAATGTG GTGGCTGTGCCCGACATCACGGAGGCGGTGAAAGGGGCCAAAGTCCTCATCTTCGTCATCCCTCACCAATTCATCCAGAGGCTGTGTGAGCAGATGAAGCCTCACGTCGCCCCCGGAGCCATCGGGATATCGCTCATCAAG GGGATCGACTCGGGCCCCTCCGGCCTGCGGCTCATCTCGGACCTCATCAGGGAGAGTCTGGAGGTGGACGTCAGCGTGCTCATGGGCGCCAACATCGCCAACGAGGTCGCCGACCAGAAGTTCTGCGAAACCACCATCG GGGCCAAGAACCCCGCCCACGGCCAGCTCTTCAAGGAGCTGCTCCAGACGCCCAACTTCCGCATCACGGTGGTAGAAGAGAGCCACACGGTGGAGCTGTGTGGAGCCCTGAAG aaCATCGTGGCGGTCGGCGCGGGGTTCTGCGACGGCCTGGGCTTCGGCGACAACACCAAGGCGGCGGTGATCCGCCTGGGCCTGATGGAGATGGTGGCGTTCGCCCGGCTCTTCTGCTCCGGCACCGTCTCCTCCGTCACCTTCCTGGAGAGCTGCGGCGTGGCGGACCTCATCACCACCTGCTACGGCGGCCGCAACCGCAAGGTGGCCGAGGCCTTCGTCAGGACCTCCAAG TCCAttgaggagctggaggtggagatgcTGAACGGCCAGAAGCTGCAGGGACCCCAGACCTCTGCCGATGTCTACAAGATCCTGGTCAAGAAGGACATGGTCTCCAA GTTCCCACTTTTCTCCGCGGTCTACAAGATCTGCTTCGAGGGCAAGGAAGTGAAGGAGTTTGTCACATGTCTGCAGAACCACCCGGAACACATGTGA
- the osbpl11 gene encoding oxysterol-binding protein-related protein 11 yields the protein MTTQVESAAALRVPESEARLEAFPQSRTPSSGRASTKGWQYSDHMENINGYLMKYTNLVTGWQYRFFVLNNEAGMLEYFVNEQSRPQKPRGTLPLAGAVISPSDEDSHTFTVNAISGEQYKLRATDAKERQHWVSRLQICTQHHTEALGKSQAPSKSRSFSTVSQGSGSSPLAQRRASQTGASSSYFSLTQAHKGSSLYSSRRSLLPDHLLDAREMMVQAQDQHKDLIQTIEGLPPVPGCSPLDQDLLMLKATSMATMTCLHDCLHILQLQQLARHHSALAGPNVEWLEPKMADILKNGGSGGSLGGFSTNDGLQGEGRLELSTPESCSFSGELEEVDAEEEVEDSFVEREEELGAVEEERSVILHLLSQLKLGMDLTRVVLPTFILEKRSLLEMYADFMSHPDLFLAVADGDTPEDRMVRFVEYYLTSFHEGRRGAVAKKPYNPIIGETFQCSWRVPRAPDTPPEPSSTAPPPPPDSTHQVRFVAEQVSHHPPVSGFYAECPEKRVCVNTHVWTKSKFMGMSIGVSMVGEGCLSLLDHEEEYTFTLPCAYARSILTVPWVELGGKVIVTCAKSGYSAVITFHTKPFYGGKLHKVTAEVKHSVTGVVACRVQGEWNGVLEFSYPAAEGPGAVRLVDVTKLPVCRKHVRPVARQGPTESRRLWQHVTEALRQRDMEKATEHKRVLEERQRLEERHRADADAPWKTRYFESEGDAWVYHKPLWKNPPFKS from the exons ATGACTACGCAAGTGGAGAGCGCCGCGGCGCTGCGGGTCCCGGAGAGCGAGGCCCGGCTGGAGGCTTTCCCCCAGAGCCGCACGCCGAGCTCCGGGAGGGCCAGCACCAAGGGATGGCAGTACAG TGACCACATGGAGAATATCAACGGGTACTTGATGAAGTACACCAACCTGGTGACCGGATGGCAGTACCG GTTCTTCGTGCTCAACAACGAGGCGGGGATGCTGGAGTACTTCGTCAACGAGCAGTCGCGGCCCCAGAAGCCGCGGGGGACTCTGCCCCTGGCCGGCGCCGTCATCTCCCCGAGCGACGAGGACTCCCACACCTTCACCGTCAACGCCATCAGCGGCGAGCAGTACAAGCTCCGGG cTACGGATGCTAAGGAGCGACAGCACTGGGTGAGCCGTCTCCAGATCTGCACGCAGCACCACACCGAGGCCTTGGGCAAG agccaggCCCCCTCTAAGTCCCGTAGTTTCTCCACGGTGTCCCAGGGCAGCGGCAGCTCGCCCCTGGCCCAGCGCCGGGCCAGCCAGACCGGGGCGTCGTCCTCCTACTTCAGCCTGACCCAGGCCCACAAGGGCTCCTCGCTCTACTCCAGCCGCAGGTCCCTGCTCCCCGACCACCTGCTGGACGCCCGCGAG ATGATGGTGCAGGCCCAGGACCAGCATAAGGACCTGATCCAGACCATCGAGGGCCTGCCCCCGGTCCCGGGCTGCTCGCCCCTGGACCAGGACCTGCTGATGCTGAAGGCCACCTCCATGGCCACCATGACCTGCCTGCACGACTGCCTGCACAtcctgcagctccagcagctgGCGCGTCACCACTCGGCCCTGGCAG ggcccaACGTGGAGTGGCTGGAGCCCAAGATGGCCGACATCCTGAAGaacggcggcagcggcggctcgCTAGGCGGCTTCTCCACCAACGACGGCCTCCAGGGGGAGGGCCGGCTGGAGCTCAGCACCCCAGAGTCCTGCAGCTTCTCTGGG gagctggaggaggtggatgcagaggaggaggtggaggactccTTCgtggagcgagaggaggagctgggtgctgtggaggaggagcgCAGTGTCATCCTACACCTCCTGTCCCAGCTCAAGCTGGGCATGGACCTGACACGG GTCGTCCTCCCCACCTTCATCCTGGAGAAGCGCTCCCTGCTGGAGATGTACGCCGACTTCATGTCCCACCCGGACCTCTTCCTGGCCGTCGCCGACGGCGACACGCCCGAGGACCGCATGGTGCGCTTCGTGGAGTACTACCTCACCTCGTTCCACGAAGGCCGTCGCGGTGCCGTCGCCAAGAAGCCCTACAACCCCATCATCGGGGAGACCTTCCAGTGCTCCTGGAGGGTCCCCCGGGCCCCGGACACACCCCCGGAGCCCTCCtccacggccccgccccccccgccggacTCCACCCACCAGGTCCGCTTCGTGGCGGAGCAGGTGTCGCACCACCCGCCCGTGTCGGGCTTCTACGCCGAGTGCCCGGagaagcgcgtgtgtgtgaacacgcACGTCTGGACCAAGAGCAAGTTCATGGGCATGTCCATCGGCGTGTCGATGGTGGGGGAAG gCTGCCTGTCCCTGCTGGACCACGAGGAGGAGTACACCTTCACGCTGCCCTGTGCCTACGCCCGCTCCATCCTGACGGTGCCCTGGGTGGAGCTGGGCGGCAAGGTGATCGTCACCTGCGCCAAGAGCGGCTACTCAGCCGTCATCACCTTCCACACCAAGCCCTTCTACGGGGGCAAGCTGCACAA GGTGACGGCGGAGGTGAAGCACAGCGTCACCGGCGTGGTGGCGTGCCGCGTGCAGGGCGAGTGGAACGGCGTGCTGGAGTTCAGCTACCCGGCGGCCGAGGGCCCGGGCGCCGTGCGGCTGGTGGACGTCACCAAGCTGCCCGTCTGCAGGAAACACGTCCGGCCTGTGGCCCGCCAGGGCCCCACTGAGTCACG GCGGCTGTGGCAGCACGTGACGGAGGCGCTGCGGCAGAGGGACATGGAGAAGGCCACGGAGCACAAGAGGGTCCTGGAGGAGCGGCagaggctggaggagaggcACCGCGCCGACGCAGACGCCCCCTGGAAGACGCGCTACTTCGAGAGCgag GGCGACGCCTGGGTCTACCACAAGCCTCTCTGGAAGAACCCCCCCTTCAAATCCTAA